In Brevibacillus brevis NBRC 100599, a single genomic region encodes these proteins:
- a CDS encoding glycine betaine uptake BCCT transporter, whose translation MTFLISLVIVFVIVLFGAISPELFAAAASQVLKVTTTNFGWFYLIVTFGFLIFCIFLAFSRYGQIPLGSDDDEPEYSLPTWFAMLFSAGMGIGLVFWGVAEPVSHYFAPPAGVTGQTTEAAQTALRYAFFHWGLHPWGIYALIALTLAYFQFRKGAKGLISSTFGPLFGERIHGPLGKGIDILAVIATAFGVATSLGLGTLQINGGLSHLFGLPSSTTVQIVIISLITVLFLLSATTGLDRGIKYLSNTNLVFALLLLLLTLVLGPTSFIFDAFTSTLGSYLNNLISMSLRLTPFTQGTWVANWTLFYWSWWIAWAPFVGMFIARVSKGRTIKEFVICVMLVPSLLSFIWFSVFGGTALHLEIFDQAPIGAAVQSDISTALFLALEQLPMGYILAVVAILLIITFFITSADSAIFVLGMLSSDGNLDPSNRVKITWGVLQSAIAIVLLLSGGLEGLQTASIVAALPFTVIMVLMCFSLVMALQEEDRIAKKKRKDQQKKLERLLKEL comes from the coding sequence ATGACTTTCCTGATATCCTTGGTCATTGTATTTGTTATTGTGCTGTTCGGCGCGATTTCTCCGGAGCTTTTCGCCGCTGCGGCTTCTCAAGTCCTGAAAGTGACCACGACGAATTTTGGCTGGTTTTATTTAATCGTGACTTTCGGTTTTCTGATCTTTTGCATCTTCCTTGCCTTTAGCAGATACGGACAAATCCCTTTGGGGAGCGACGATGACGAGCCGGAATATTCGCTCCCTACCTGGTTTGCTATGTTGTTTTCTGCTGGGATGGGGATCGGTCTTGTCTTTTGGGGAGTGGCAGAGCCCGTCTCTCATTACTTCGCTCCGCCAGCAGGTGTGACTGGGCAAACGACCGAAGCCGCACAAACTGCTCTGCGCTATGCGTTTTTTCACTGGGGCCTGCATCCTTGGGGGATCTACGCTCTCATCGCGCTCACTCTCGCGTATTTTCAATTTCGCAAAGGTGCGAAGGGCTTGATTTCCTCCACCTTTGGCCCGTTGTTCGGTGAACGCATACACGGACCGCTCGGAAAAGGGATCGATATTTTGGCTGTCATCGCCACGGCATTCGGTGTCGCGACCTCACTTGGCCTCGGAACTCTGCAAATAAACGGAGGCTTGTCTCACCTCTTCGGACTGCCGTCCAGCACCACCGTGCAAATCGTCATTATTTCCTTGATTACCGTGCTATTTCTGCTCTCCGCTACGACCGGACTAGATCGGGGGATCAAGTATTTGAGCAATACGAATCTCGTATTCGCCTTGTTGCTCCTCCTACTAACGCTCGTATTGGGACCAACTTCGTTTATTTTTGACGCCTTCACCAGCACGCTGGGCAGTTATTTGAACAACCTCATCTCGATGAGCTTGCGGCTGACCCCTTTTACACAAGGGACATGGGTAGCAAACTGGACGCTGTTTTACTGGTCGTGGTGGATTGCCTGGGCGCCGTTCGTCGGCATGTTTATCGCACGCGTCTCCAAAGGTCGCACGATCAAGGAATTCGTCATTTGCGTGATGCTCGTTCCGAGCTTGTTGAGCTTTATTTGGTTTTCGGTGTTTGGCGGGACTGCCCTTCATCTCGAAATTTTTGATCAAGCGCCTATAGGAGCAGCGGTACAAAGCGACATCTCGACTGCGTTGTTCCTCGCACTGGAGCAGTTGCCTATGGGATACATTCTCGCTGTCGTTGCGATTCTGTTGATCATCACGTTTTTTATCACGTCAGCGGATTCAGCTATTTTCGTGCTCGGCATGCTGTCATCTGATGGCAACCTGGACCCCTCGAATCGGGTAAAAATCACCTGGGGCGTCCTCCAATCCGCAATCGCGATCGTTCTATTGTTAAGCGGCGGCTTAGAAGGACTACAGACAGCCTCCATTGTGGCAGCGCTACCCTTTACCGTCATCATGGTCCTGATGTGCTTTTCCCTTGTCATGGCACTACAGGAAGAAGACCGGATTGCGAAAAAGAAACGGAAGGATCAGCAGAAGAAGCTGGAGAGGTTGTTGAAGGAGTTGTAA
- the coaA gene encoding type I pantothenate kinase: protein MASPYVTFNREQWSALRASTPLTISDNELSLLQGLNEKMSMTEVSDIYLPLSRLLNLYVGGTQELYQATHTFLGNQDGKVPFIIGIAGSVAVGKSTTARILQTLLSRWPNHPKVDLVTTDGFLYPNKVLEDRGIMKRKGFPESYDLRRFINFLSDVKSGLPEVKAPVYSHLVYDIVPDEWQTVRQPDILIVEGLNVLQPPRGDENDARISEVIVSDFFDFTIYVHAEEKHILQWYVERFKLLRQTAFSDPSSYFKRYASLSDEEATEVATGIWTEINGANLRQNILPTRVRAQLILDKGQNHMVQSVKLRKL from the coding sequence ATGGCATCACCCTATGTTACATTTAATCGCGAGCAGTGGAGTGCTCTGCGGGCTTCCACGCCGTTGACCATATCTGATAACGAGCTTTCCCTTTTGCAGGGCTTGAATGAGAAAATGTCCATGACCGAAGTCTCCGACATTTATCTTCCCTTGTCCCGTCTGCTGAATTTGTATGTCGGGGGCACGCAGGAGCTGTACCAGGCGACCCACACTTTTTTAGGGAACCAGGATGGTAAGGTTCCATTCATTATTGGTATAGCAGGCAGTGTGGCTGTGGGCAAAAGTACAACGGCTCGCATTTTGCAGACGCTGTTATCCCGCTGGCCGAATCATCCGAAGGTCGATTTGGTAACGACCGATGGATTCCTGTATCCGAACAAGGTTCTAGAAGACAGAGGAATCATGAAGCGCAAGGGATTCCCGGAGAGTTATGACTTGCGCCGCTTTATCAACTTTTTATCCGATGTAAAATCGGGTTTGCCTGAAGTGAAAGCGCCAGTTTATTCCCACCTTGTATATGACATCGTGCCAGATGAATGGCAGACCGTCAGACAGCCTGACATTTTGATTGTGGAAGGCTTGAATGTGCTGCAACCGCCTAGAGGTGACGAAAACGATGCCCGTATTTCCGAGGTCATTGTTTCCGATTTCTTTGACTTCACGATTTACGTTCATGCGGAAGAGAAACACATCCTGCAATGGTATGTAGAGCGATTCAAGCTACTGCGTCAGACTGCGTTCTCCGATCCATCCTCGTATTTCAAGCGTTACGCGAGTTTGTCTGACGAGGAGGCGACTGAGGTAGCCACCGGTATTTGGACGGAGATCAATGGAGCCAACCTGCGCCAAAACATTTTGCCGACGCGTGTTCGCGCGCAATTGATTTTGGACAAGGGGCAGAATCATATGGTGCAAAGCGTGAAGCTGCGCAAGCTGTAG
- a CDS encoding NCS2 family permease codes for MRTWMEKLFHLRAYDTTFQRELIAGFIGFVTIVYIVAVNASILNDAGIPMEAGILATVLTAFIGSLLMAFWANAPIILVPGMGINALFTFTLCQSMGLTWQQALAAVFVSGLIFTVIAFTKAATILSNAIPASLKEAITVGIGLFLTFIGLQKGGLIVMNPSTFVALGDLSSPHVIVTLITLIVTLILFVRNVPGNFLIGIAVGTGLGFLFGIVEPGGGGTFSFADYGSVFAGLSFSAIWALPFWIATFSLAMVIVFENIGLIHGHTSMLGQPQKFRRSLQANALSAAISGILGSSPTVSTVETAAGIAAGGRTGLTALVTGTLFLLSLGLLPVIKMIPDGAIAPVLIIIGALMLQNVQNINLKDFSEGFPAFLIIAIIPLSYSIVDGIAFGFVAYPLMKLALGKRREVPALMYVIAGLFLLNLMLPIFT; via the coding sequence GTGCGTACGTGGATGGAAAAGCTATTTCACTTGCGCGCTTACGACACGACGTTTCAAAGGGAACTCATCGCCGGATTTATTGGCTTTGTCACCATTGTCTACATTGTTGCCGTAAACGCTTCGATTTTAAATGATGCTGGAATACCGATGGAAGCAGGCATTCTGGCGACTGTGTTGACGGCATTTATCGGGTCACTTCTCATGGCCTTTTGGGCAAATGCTCCTATTATTCTCGTTCCCGGCATGGGGATTAACGCTCTGTTTACGTTCACATTATGCCAATCCATGGGCCTCACTTGGCAACAAGCGTTGGCTGCTGTTTTTGTTTCGGGTCTGATCTTTACTGTGATTGCCTTTACCAAGGCTGCGACGATATTGTCCAATGCGATTCCCGCTTCACTAAAAGAAGCGATTACCGTAGGGATTGGGTTGTTCTTAACCTTCATCGGTCTGCAAAAAGGCGGGCTGATCGTCATGAATCCGTCTACGTTTGTCGCGCTGGGTGACTTGTCCAGCCCGCATGTGATCGTCACGCTGATTACTTTGATTGTTACGTTGATTTTGTTTGTTCGAAATGTACCAGGCAACTTCCTGATCGGAATTGCGGTTGGTACAGGACTTGGCTTTTTGTTCGGGATTGTCGAACCAGGAGGGGGAGGGACGTTCTCGTTCGCGGATTACGGAAGCGTATTTGCGGGTCTTTCCTTTTCAGCCATTTGGGCGTTGCCATTTTGGATCGCGACCTTCTCATTGGCGATGGTCATCGTCTTTGAAAATATTGGCTTGATTCATGGGCATACCTCGATGCTTGGACAGCCGCAGAAGTTCAGACGTTCGCTGCAAGCAAATGCGTTGTCGGCTGCTATCTCTGGCATTTTGGGATCCAGCCCGACGGTTTCGACGGTGGAGACCGCGGCAGGAATCGCAGCGGGAGGAAGGACGGGACTGACCGCACTTGTAACAGGTACCTTGTTCCTGCTCTCACTTGGTTTGCTTCCTGTCATCAAAATGATTCCAGATGGAGCGATTGCTCCAGTGCTCATCATCATTGGCGCACTGATGCTGCAAAACGTACAGAATATCAATTTGAAGGACTTCTCGGAAGGCTTCCCTGCTTTTTTGATCATCGCAATTATTCCGTTGTCCTACAGCATTGTAGATGGAATTGCGTTTGGATTCGTAGCGTATCCGCTCATGAAGCTCGCTTTGGGCAAACGTCGCGAAGTGCCTGCGCTCATGTACGTCATCGCGGGATTGTTCTTGCTGAATCTCATGCTGCCGATCTTCACATAA
- a CDS encoding DUF1259 domain-containing protein produces MANKAKAKVSPQFKRLCTRFGKILGGESEVDSGPVCFVMRLTNLRETILGRRTLSPLVRAQMFSFESLDKSGRALCLGETAVHQNQVNRLMSNLRKRGIKVTALHNHWLKENPRLMYMHWEAIENPIVFARKTKESIAFLG; encoded by the coding sequence ATGGCGAATAAAGCGAAAGCGAAGGTTAGCCCACAATTCAAACGGCTCTGTACCCGATTTGGAAAAATATTAGGGGGCGAATCGGAAGTTGATAGTGGGCCGGTTTGTTTTGTTATGCGCCTTACAAATCTTCGAGAAACCATCTTGGGAAGACGTACGCTTTCCCCTTTAGTTCGAGCTCAAATGTTTTCGTTTGAATCTCTTGATAAGTCGGGCCGTGCCCTTTGTTTGGGAGAGACTGCCGTTCACCAAAATCAAGTGAACCGCTTGATGTCGAATCTCCGCAAACGCGGGATTAAAGTGACGGCACTTCACAACCACTGGCTAAAAGAAAATCCGCGCTTAATGTATATGCATTGGGAAGCGATAGAGAATCCTATCGTATTCGCCAGGAAAACCAAAGAGTCCATCGCATTCCTAGGTTAA
- a CDS encoding Imm3 family immunity protein, which yields MEESLEWEYQELFDEINKDYLAYRARNMSLSECLARTWDVYENVENMGEMEKIVVNVAFGELSLLPAKIFVNLKKHTVEALNQLNMFELQQVLTTEQLTDLMRRRDHVLQNIEHKPVDAHPLVRWYYSEMKDEVIKFLNVFTQETSHDGDIIILAAQERFQRDCKNTRGENMNVQTTIAEFLISKNITNYERFHLLKSEIQQFQPDQLNEQLSLDEKAELTLRIKKVRNMYEK from the coding sequence ATGGAAGAAAGCTTGGAGTGGGAATACCAAGAGCTCTTTGATGAAATTAATAAAGATTATTTAGCGTACAGAGCAAGGAACATGAGTCTGTCCGAATGCCTCGCTAGAACATGGGATGTATACGAAAATGTGGAAAACATGGGGGAAATGGAGAAGATCGTTGTTAATGTCGCTTTCGGTGAACTATCTCTATTGCCAGCAAAGATTTTCGTTAACCTCAAAAAGCACACTGTAGAAGCATTAAATCAGTTGAATATGTTCGAACTGCAACAGGTGTTAACAACCGAGCAATTGACAGATCTGATGAGGCGTAGGGACCATGTTTTGCAAAATATAGAACACAAACCTGTCGATGCTCATCCGCTAGTTAGATGGTACTATTCTGAAATGAAGGACGAGGTAATTAAATTTCTGAATGTATTCACGCAAGAAACAAGCCATGACGGTGATATCATTATTCTTGCTGCACAAGAAAGATTTCAAAGGGACTGCAAAAATACACGTGGAGAAAATATGAATGTCCAAACAACTATAGCTGAGTTTTTAATCAGTAAAAACATAACGAATTATGAACGGTTTCATTTACTTAAAAGTGAGATACAACAGTTTCAACCTGATCAATTAAATGAGCAGCTTTCGCTAGATGAAAAAGCAGAGTTAACCCTGCGGATTAAAAAAGTACGTAACATGTATGAAAAATGA
- a CDS encoding GNAT family N-acetyltransferase has translation MAYKFSILTQEQAENIAFNWHYDGEYSFYDMEADKEDLDEFLNPEERGDSTFAVTKENELFAFLSISKVTDRIFDIGLGMRPDLTGKGNGIEFVRAGINFIQSEFKPEKITLSVATFNQRAIKLYRKVGFKDVKTFMQDTNGSTFEFLKMVYEC, from the coding sequence ATGGCTTATAAATTTAGTATTTTGACCCAAGAACAAGCTGAAAATATTGCATTTAACTGGCATTATGATGGTGAGTATTCTTTTTATGATATGGAAGCTGACAAAGAAGATTTAGACGAATTTTTAAACCCAGAGGAACGAGGGGACTCAACGTTTGCTGTAACAAAAGAAAATGAATTGTTTGCTTTCCTTAGTATTAGTAAAGTTACTGACAGAATTTTTGATATTGGTTTAGGAATGAGACCAGATTTAACTGGAAAAGGCAATGGAATAGAATTTGTAAGGGCAGGTATTAACTTTATTCAATCAGAATTTAAACCTGAAAAAATTACATTATCAGTGGCAACTTTTAATCAAAGAGCGATAAAACTATACAGAAAAGTTGGATTTAAAGATGTAAAGACTTTTATGCAAGATACAAATGGTAGCACATTTGAGTTTCTAAAAATGGTATATGAGTGTTAA
- a CDS encoding GMC family oxidoreductase: MSGSKQKDGKITFDYIVVGTGPAGSVIAKKLTDDKKTSVLVLEAGENNDRDTPISNSTFALELEEMYLPQYFWQGEGVPQEKVNERSFEWTTGRLLGGGTSINTQQYVRPTSAVFQQWEKLLGPLWSPKNATRTFRKMENYNGKTNNKEARGYKGLIDIRQAPENPTLMSKKLVSAIEKATGFKKVLDYNDPKTPLGPFTRWQLFQQPNGRRESASTAFLSSDIMTTAGQGVNGRKLQVFFKSTVLRVLFKNKRAIGVEFLKEGKRVRAYSRKKVIISAGINSSQLLMLSGIGPAKMLKDEGIPVVFANPHVGKGLRNHTLNFAEFSANPKDNPLPEDDPNALFTGGAFLPDPTPGSNKTRRAVQLIGIGSKGKLTIAILFLKPKSRGSIKIQSNDPLKIVLADEGYLHNPADLEAVKNCYKVYIKKIAAQLTAIDRSYRLVSPTLDIINNNRKLEEFIKNNFDHNHHEQGALRMAPLSKGGVVDSYGQVHGVKDLIVADDSIIPFTVDGNTSAPAYLIGNTIAQQLVKQNARDNKKR; encoded by the coding sequence ATGAGCGGAAGCAAACAGAAAGATGGGAAAATCACTTTTGATTACATTGTTGTCGGCACCGGTCCAGCAGGCTCTGTGATTGCAAAGAAACTAACGGACGATAAAAAAACATCCGTTCTCGTATTGGAAGCAGGAGAAAATAATGATAGGGACACGCCAATTAGCAACTCAACGTTTGCTTTAGAGCTGGAGGAGATGTATCTTCCTCAATATTTTTGGCAAGGAGAAGGAGTACCTCAGGAAAAAGTAAATGAACGAAGTTTTGAATGGACGACGGGGCGATTATTGGGTGGAGGCACTTCTATTAACACACAGCAGTATGTAAGACCTACGTCAGCAGTTTTTCAGCAATGGGAGAAGCTGCTGGGGCCTCTTTGGTCACCAAAGAATGCAACTCGCACTTTCCGAAAAATGGAGAATTACAATGGAAAGACAAACAATAAAGAGGCTCGTGGCTATAAGGGATTGATCGACATTCGGCAAGCACCCGAAAATCCAACACTCATGTCCAAAAAATTAGTGTCAGCCATCGAGAAAGCAACAGGATTTAAAAAAGTTCTCGATTATAATGACCCGAAAACTCCCCTCGGACCCTTTACGCGTTGGCAATTATTTCAGCAACCAAATGGACGGCGAGAAAGTGCTTCCACCGCTTTTCTATCATCAGATATCATGACTACTGCTGGTCAAGGAGTCAATGGTCGAAAGCTGCAAGTTTTCTTTAAATCAACAGTTCTTCGGGTATTATTTAAGAATAAGCGAGCAATTGGCGTAGAATTTCTCAAAGAGGGTAAACGCGTGCGAGCCTACTCTCGGAAAAAAGTAATCATCTCAGCAGGCATCAATAGTTCTCAGCTTCTAATGCTTTCTGGAATCGGTCCCGCCAAAATGCTTAAGGACGAAGGAATCCCAGTTGTTTTCGCCAACCCCCATGTAGGCAAAGGCCTTAGAAACCACACGCTCAACTTTGCAGAGTTTAGTGCCAATCCGAAAGATAATCCATTGCCTGAGGATGATCCAAATGCACTTTTTACAGGTGGGGCCTTTTTGCCAGATCCCACTCCTGGCTCAAACAAAACTCGTCGGGCAGTCCAACTGATTGGAATCGGCTCAAAAGGGAAACTGACGATCGCTATCCTTTTCCTAAAACCAAAAAGCCGTGGTTCCATAAAAATACAAAGCAATGATCCGTTGAAAATCGTGCTGGCTGATGAAGGATATCTCCATAATCCCGCAGATCTTGAAGCAGTTAAAAACTGCTATAAGGTATATATCAAGAAGATAGCTGCACAATTAACTGCGATCGATCGATCATATCGGCTTGTTTCGCCGACTCTAGACATCATCAATAATAATCGCAAGCTTGAAGAGTTCATCAAAAATAATTTTGACCATAATCATCATGAACAAGGTGCGCTTCGCATGGCGCCTTTAAGCAAGGGCGGAGTGGTGGATAGCTATGGTCAAGTCCACGGAGTAAAGGACTTAATTGTTGCTGATGATTCGATTATTCCATTCACGGTGGATGGCAACACGTCTGCACCAGCCTACCTGATTGGAAATACAATTGCACAGCAGCTCGTGAAACAAAACGCGCGAGATAATAAGAAAAGGTGA
- a CDS encoding DUF523 domain-containing protein has protein sequence MKVISACLIGCECRYDQKSCLDQELEQLLREGKAIPVCPEQLGGLPTPRPPAEIIGGTGEDVLDGKARIIDDTGQDVTEEFLMGANQALKLAKTVGATSAILKENSPSCGSSYVYDGSFSGKKVPGVGLTAALFRRNGIEVTSEAKATNE, from the coding sequence ATGAAAGTGATTAGTGCCTGTTTGATCGGCTGTGAATGCCGTTACGATCAGAAGTCATGCTTGGACCAAGAGCTGGAGCAATTGCTTCGGGAAGGAAAGGCTATTCCTGTCTGTCCTGAACAGCTGGGAGGATTGCCAACACCACGACCACCAGCAGAAATCATCGGGGGGACTGGAGAAGATGTTCTGGATGGCAAAGCACGCATCATAGACGACACTGGCCAAGATGTCACCGAGGAATTTTTGATGGGGGCGAACCAAGCGCTAAAGCTGGCGAAAACGGTTGGAGCCACATCCGCCATCTTAAAAGAAAACAGCCCGTCCTGTGGAAGCTCCTACGTTTACGATGGCAGCTTTTCCGGGAAAAAAGTGCCGGGTGTCGGGCTGACGGCGGCGCTGTTTCGCAGAAACGGGATTGAGGTAACATCCGAGGCGAAAGCAACCAATGAATAA
- a CDS encoding LysR family transcriptional regulator produces the protein MDIRQLRYFIAIAEEGQITGAAKRLNMAQPPLSQQLKQMEEELGTMLVERSGKQIVLTEAGITLYKQALNIVHQMEEALSEVKETGEGIRGTLSIGVSALSAYRLPEQIRVFQQKYPLITYKIWKGDTQLLNQWLERRTIEVAIVRLPHSLNNCTMIPLEEEDFVLIVPATSPYADRKAIEMREIAELPLIMPSTPGLGIYDLIIKEFSRLGVEPHVICECPDISLIVSMVASSVGSSIVPISAWETHQSEQIRGIRLSGTSIYSSAAVVWQSGRHLSKAANRFIETFSL, from the coding sequence GTGGATATTCGGCAACTGCGTTACTTTATCGCCATAGCAGAAGAGGGTCAGATAACGGGGGCGGCTAAAAGACTGAACATGGCCCAGCCGCCTTTGAGTCAGCAGCTGAAGCAAATGGAGGAGGAGCTCGGAACCATGCTTGTTGAGCGCTCAGGAAAACAAATAGTCCTGACAGAAGCAGGCATCACTCTTTATAAACAGGCGCTTAATATCGTTCATCAAATGGAGGAAGCCCTCTCCGAGGTAAAAGAAACAGGCGAAGGCATTCGTGGGACACTTTCCATCGGTGTCAGTGCACTGTCGGCCTATCGCCTGCCAGAACAAATTCGTGTATTTCAGCAAAAATACCCGCTCATCACCTATAAAATTTGGAAAGGCGATACGCAGCTTCTCAATCAGTGGCTGGAGCGAAGAACCATAGAAGTCGCTATCGTACGCCTTCCCCACTCGTTGAACAACTGCACCATGATTCCGCTGGAGGAAGAGGATTTTGTGCTCATCGTTCCTGCCACCTCCCCCTATGCCGATCGAAAAGCAATCGAAATGCGCGAAATCGCCGAGCTCCCACTCATCATGCCGAGCACGCCAGGATTGGGCATTTACGACTTGATTATCAAGGAATTCTCCCGTCTAGGCGTGGAACCACACGTCATCTGCGAGTGCCCGGACATCTCTCTCATCGTCAGCATGGTCGCCTCCTCGGTCGGTTCCTCCATCGTCCCCATCTCGGCGTGGGAAACGCATCAGAGCGAACAAATTCGCGGGATTCGACTCTCCGGAACTTCCATTTATTCTTCCGCTGCTGTCGTTTGGCAGTCTGGACGCCATTTGTCCAAAGCAGCGAATCGGTTTATCGAGACGTTTTCATTGTAA
- a CDS encoding DUF1259 domain-containing protein, translating into MGKVKAKAKASPQFRRLCNRFSAILGGTEHEITRGPVCFVSRNRKFNASILGRKTTSPLVRYQLFSFESLNSSGRALCLGETALFQNQVNRLLSNLRKNGIKVTAVHNHWLFDNPRLMYIHWESIDNPIAFARKVKRSIAFLG; encoded by the coding sequence ATGGGCAAAGTAAAGGCAAAAGCAAAGGCAAGTCCTCAGTTTAGAAGGTTGTGTAACCGATTTTCTGCCATTTTAGGTGGAACTGAGCATGAAATTACAAGAGGTCCTGTTTGTTTCGTTTCCAGAAATAGAAAATTCAATGCGTCCATATTAGGCAGAAAAACAACATCCCCGTTGGTCCGCTATCAATTGTTCTCCTTCGAATCCTTGAACAGTTCAGGCCGTGCACTATGTTTAGGGGAAACGGCTCTCTTCCAAAATCAAGTAAACCGTTTGCTGTCAAACCTTCGCAAAAACGGGATAAAGGTAACAGCAGTCCATAATCACTGGCTCTTTGACAACCCGCGTCTTATGTATATTCATTGGGAGTCGATTGATAATCCCATTGCATTCGCAAGAAAAGTGAAGCGTTCTATTGCGTTTTTGGGGTAA
- a CDS encoding Dps family protein produces the protein MSMTMSRPVTDVLNKQVANWSVLYMKLHHYHWFVKGPNFFTLHEKFEELYNEAAKNVDALAERLLTVGGKPVSTLKACMEQASIKEATGGESADQMVEAVVSDFTLLIKELKEGITAAEAGDDEATGDMFLGIMDSLQKHVWMLQAHLGK, from the coding sequence ATGAGTATGACAATGAGTCGGCCTGTGACCGACGTACTTAATAAACAGGTGGCCAACTGGTCTGTGCTGTATATGAAGCTGCATCATTATCACTGGTTTGTCAAAGGACCGAATTTTTTTACCCTGCATGAAAAATTCGAGGAGCTATATAACGAGGCAGCCAAAAATGTAGATGCGCTGGCGGAGCGGCTGTTAACGGTTGGGGGCAAGCCCGTTTCGACGTTGAAGGCCTGTATGGAGCAGGCATCCATTAAGGAAGCGACAGGTGGAGAGTCTGCGGATCAGATGGTAGAGGCGGTCGTAAGCGATTTTACACTGCTGATCAAAGAGCTAAAAGAAGGGATTACAGCCGCGGAAGCAGGGGACGATGAAGCGACTGGCGATATGTTCTTAGGCATCATGGACAGCTTGCAAAAGCATGTGTGGATGCTGCAAGCCCACTTGGGAAAATAA
- the imm47 gene encoding Imm47 family immunity protein — MEQSISISNNIWFGQPSSSSPSTIKENLLRATTEHEALFHLIELFKLGDFTQKRLLFQLMNYTNDEALLNLCIRVFCSISTHEDLRDSNHLLFLGEGNKAAVDTFASEAITTLSLEVIPYLMALLEEWDSIRDTSVMIRDSIDCFINFKEHLGDNATVDEIGEYYKDFMEDCDAGQYYYHQNLSFLGDLTKILMQRVFIAANHEQMLRMELIPSLLSTWSGEKVPGDYHTIITSENYKDYVSYVKGLANRKWEKGQKYFYGHLL, encoded by the coding sequence ATGGAACAAAGCATCAGCATTTCAAACAACATTTGGTTTGGGCAACCATCATCCTCCAGCCCATCTACTATAAAAGAAAACCTGTTACGTGCAACCACAGAGCACGAAGCCTTATTTCATCTGATTGAACTATTCAAATTGGGAGATTTCACGCAAAAACGACTACTTTTTCAGCTCATGAATTACACGAATGACGAGGCTCTATTAAACCTGTGTATTAGAGTGTTTTGCTCCATCTCAACACACGAAGACTTGAGAGATTCCAATCATCTTCTTTTTCTTGGAGAAGGGAACAAAGCGGCAGTGGATACCTTTGCGTCTGAGGCTATTACGACACTTTCCCTTGAAGTCATTCCATATCTGATGGCCTTGCTGGAAGAGTGGGACTCCATTCGTGACACTTCGGTAATGATCAGAGATTCGATTGACTGCTTTATAAATTTCAAAGAACACCTGGGTGATAATGCGACAGTTGATGAGATTGGTGAGTATTACAAAGATTTCATGGAAGATTGTGATGCGGGGCAATATTACTATCATCAAAATTTGTCCTTTCTTGGGGATCTGACAAAAATACTCATGCAAAGGGTATTTATCGCTGCCAATCATGAACAAATGCTCCGAATGGAACTTATTCCATCTTTATTGTCGACTTGGTCAGGTGAAAAAGTACCTGGGGACTACCACACCATAATCACGAGCGAGAATTATAAAGATTATGTAAGCTATGTGAAAGGTCTTGCAAACAGAAAATGGGAGAAGGGTCAAAAGTATTTTTACGGTCATCTACTGTAA